The Myxococcales bacterium nucleotide sequence GCCGACTGGGAGGCGCGCAAGGCCCAGGCCCGCCACGTCGCGCTGCCCGCGGCCGACGTCACCGATCCGCGCCTGGCGATGCTGACCCGCATCCGCGCCAAGGACGTGGTCAGGTACGGCACCAAGACGGCGAACCTGGGCGAGATCCGCACCGCCAACTTGCCCAACGTCAACGTGCCCGACGGCTTCGGCGTGCCGTTCTTCTATTACGTGCGGCACATGAAGGCCAACGGGCTCGACGTCAAGGTCGAGGCGATGCTGGCCGATCCGCGGTTCGCCGACGACGCGGCCTGGCGCCGCGCCACGCTCGAGGAGCTGCGCGCCGCGATCCTCGCCGCGCCGATCGATCCCGACGTGCTCGACGTCATCTACCGGCGGGTGCGGCTCAAGCTCGGCGGCAAGGGCGTGTTCGTGCGCAGCTCGACCAACGCCGAGGACCTGCCCGGCTTCAACGGCGCCGGCCTCTACGACACCGTGCCCAACGTGCGCGGCAAGGCGGCGCTGGGCGAGGCGCTCAAGACCGTGTGGGCGTCGCTGTGGAACCTGCGCGCGGTCGAGGAGCGCTCGGCGTTCGGCATCGACCACCGGCAGGTGTTCGCGGCGGTGATGGTGCAGGTCGGCGTCGCGGCCACCGCCGCCGGCGTGCTGGTCTCGACCAACCTCTACGACCCGCGCGACGACGACGGCTTCACGATCAACGCCAAGTGGGGCCTGGGCATGAAGGTGGTCGAGGGCCAGAAGGTGCCCGAGCAGATCATCTTCGACGCCACCAACGACGGCACCAAGATCATCTCGCGCCAGGACGATCCGACGATGCTCGTGTTCGATCCCGGCGGCGGCATCCGCGAGGTGCCGGTCGCTGGCACCGACGTGATCTTGACCGAGGAGCGGGCCAAGCGGCTCGTGACCGCCGTGCAGCAGTTCATCCCGCTGTTCGCGCCGGGCGTGCCGCTCGACGTCGAGTGGGTGCTCGAGGGCGAGACGATCTGGATCGTGCAGGCGCGGCCGTTCGTCGGGCAGTAGGCCCGGGGGCTCTGGTTCCGGCTCCGGCTCCGGTTCCCGCGCGTACGCCGACGGCATCGGCGCCGAGGGGATGACCGGTTCCGCCTCCGGCTCCGGTTCCGGTTCCGGCTCCGGCTCCGGTTCTGGCTCCGGCTCCGGGGCCGGTTCCCGCGCGTACGCCGACGGCATCGGCGCCGACGTGATTGACCGGTTCCGGTTCCGGCTCCTGGATCCGGCTCTGGCCGCTAGCGTCCGCGCAGGGCCTCGCCCAGGTACCGGACCAGCGCGCTGCCGAGGCCGGGCTCGTCGTCGATCAGCTCGTCGAGATCGAGGCGCCGGAGGCGGAACAGGCGCGTCGGCTCGACGGCGGCGACGCGCGGGCTCGGGCGCGGGGCGATCGCGGCCAGCTCGTCGACCGCGCGGCCGCGGCCGAGGCGGCGCTCGCCGACCTCGACCGCGCCGTCGATCACCACCAGCAGCGCGTCGAGGCGCTCGCCGTCGCTGACGATCAGCGCGCCCGCGGCCAGCGCGACCACCTCACCGCGATCGGCCAGGGCGGCGAGCTGCGGCGTGGTCAGGCCGGCCAGCGCCGGGACCTCGGCCAGGACCAGGAGCACGTCGACGGCGGGGGGCACGTCGTCATCGTCGGCGCCGGCGGTGACCCGGCGCAAGAGATCGAGCGGCGCGATCGCGTCGGCGGCGGCGCGGGCCGCGGTGGTCAGGGCGGCGCGGAACGCGCCGCGGCGTTCGCGCGGCAGC carries:
- a CDS encoding PEP/pyruvate-binding domain-containing protein, encoding MRRRAVSVSVFVVVVVVLAALGARVRPAAADVQRAWIKNIPDEATWAKYSRTLAGDQFGKFVIDVKTNAIYFFDVNLFELHADFVLGVLLKQPWTRDNIIAYNKNYEQVKPKFILGYLTHHNKVDRWALSFWEGDKIDAATVLRVRDRLATSFWRKDLAFRPDSPAQVKMARQVAAKGFTVVTNDEFYKAASFQAFNKGMAIGRLKVVPIGTPYDQLTFDRHDIVLLQESYPDITPVAGILSTTFSTPLSHVNLRAGAWGIPNAGDKQARASFGKLDGKVVYYNVDDNRAVVREASAAEIADWEARKAQARHVALPAADVTDPRLAMLTRIRAKDVVRYGTKTANLGEIRTANLPNVNVPDGFGVPFFYYVRHMKANGLDVKVEAMLADPRFADDAAWRRATLEELRAAILAAPIDPDVLDVIYRRVRLKLGGKGVFVRSSTNAEDLPGFNGAGLYDTVPNVRGKAALGEALKTVWASLWNLRAVEERSAFGIDHRQVFAAVMVQVGVAATAAGVLVSTNLYDPRDDDGFTINAKWGLGMKVVEGQKVPEQIIFDATNDGTKIISRQDDPTMLVFDPGGGIREVPVAGTDVILTEERAKRLVTAVQQFIPLFAPGVPLDVEWVLEGETIWIVQARPFVGQ